Sequence from the Segatella copri genome:
ATAAACTTAATATTTGTAACATCCAAACTTTTAGAGCGTTTTTTTTATTTTCTTCTGCCACAGTCTTCGTTCCTATCCTGATTTATTCTGGTTTCCCTGATTTCTTCAGTAAAGGGGCGAGGAACTTGTAGGTATATCCCTTCTGCTGCTTTACCATTTCTTCTGGTGTTCCGGCAAAGAGGAGCTGACCGCCGCCTCGTCCACCTTCCGGACCCATGTCGATGAGCCAGTCGGCGAGTTTGATGACATCGAGATTGTGCTCGATGATGATGACCGTATTGCCACGCTCTACCAGTTTCTGGAGTACATCCATCAGAATGCGGATGTCTTCGAAATGCAGACCGGTTGTCGGTTCATCGAGAATATAGAGCGTCTTGCCCGTATCACGCTTCGAGAGTTCTGTAGCCAGTTTTACGCGCTGACTTTCACCGCCAGAGAGGGTAGTGGAACTCTGTCCTAACCTGATGTATCCGAGACCTACATTCTGTAATGCCTTGATCTTCTGCAGTATCTGAGGAACATTCTCGAAGAAATCTACCGCCTGGTTGATGGTCATGTCGAGAACATCGGCGATGCTCTTTCCCTTGTATCTTACCTCCAGCGTCTCGCGGTTGTAGCGTTTGCCGTGGCATACCTCACAAGGTACGTAGACATCTGGCAGGAAGTTCATTTCGATGGTCTTATATCCGTTACCCTTACATTCTTCGCATCTTCCACCTTTCACGTTAAAGGAGAATCTGCCCGGCTTGTAACCGCGGATCTTTGCTTCGGGAAGTCCTACGAAGAGTGAGCGGATATCGCTGAACACGCCTGTGTAGGTAGCTGGATTGCTGCGAGGCGTTCTGCCAATAGGACTCTGGTCTACATTCACCACCTTGTCGATATTCTCGATACCCTCGATGCTCTCGTATGGCATCGGTTTCTTGAGTGAGCGGTAGAAATGCTGCGAGAGGATAGGCTGGAGAGTCTCGTTGATGAGAGTGGATTTGCCTGAGCCGCTGACACCCGTTACGACAATGAGTTTGCCGAGTGGAAAATCAACATCCACCCCCTTGAGGTTGTTGCCCGTAGCTCCGTGAATGGTGATATGCTTGCCGTTGCCTTCTCTGCGGAGGGCAGGCACCTCAATAGCCATCTTGCCGTTGAGATACTGGGCGGTGATGGTATTGGTCTTGAGCATCTCCTGAGGTGTGCCCTGGAAGACAACTTCACCTCCCTTGCGTCCCGCCTTCGGACCGATATCTACTATCCAGTCGGCAGCCCGCATCATATCTTCATCGTGCTCCACCACAATAACGGTATTGCCCAGGTCGCGAAGTTCCTTCAGACTGTTGAGCAGACGTTCGTTGTCGCGCTGGTGCAGACCGATGCTCGGCTCATCGAGGATATAGAGCACGTTGACCAGCTGGCTACCAATCTGAGTAGCCAGACGGATGCGCTGGCTCTCGCCACCCGATAGAGAAGCTGACTGGCGGTTGAGCGAGAGATAATTGAGTCCCACATCGAGGAGGAAGGTAACGCGTGAGCGCAACTCCTTGATGATTTCGTGAGCCACCTTCGCTTTCATCGAAGGCAGATGCTGTTCCACTTCTTCGAGCCAATCGCGCAGTTCATCGATGTCGAGACTGGCTACTTCGGATATATTCTTATCCCAGATCTTGAAAGAGAGCGATTCTTTTTTGAGTCGCAAGCCATGGCATTCAGGACATTCGATGGTAGAGATAAACTGGTCGGCCCATTTCTTGCCTGCTGCACTCTCGTCATCCTCCATCACCTTCTGCAGGTAGTCGATGATGCCATCGTATGCGCAGAAGTAGTCGGTAGAGGTATGCACCTTTTCCTTCTCGATCTTCACGTTTTCGAGCGAGCCATAGAGGATTTCCTGCATGGCATCGCCCGGAATCTCGCAGATAGGCGTCTTCAGGTTGAGGTCATACTTGCTGAGCAATGATTCTATCTGCCAGAAAATCATCTGGTTTTTGTATTTGCCAAGTGGAGCGATGCCGCCCTCATGGATGCTGAGTTTATCATCGGGAATTACCTTCTTGATATCAATCTGGTTCACCTTTCCCAGACCCTTGCAATGCGGACAGGCACCTTCGGG
This genomic interval carries:
- the uvrA gene encoding excinuclease ABC subunit UvrA; protein product: MNSEEKINVWGARVHNLKNIDVEIPRDSLTVITGLSGSGKSSLAFDTIFAEGQRRYIETFSAYARNFLGNMERPDVDKITGLSPVISIEQKTTNKNPRSTVGTTTEIYDYLRLLYARAGTAYSYQSGEEMMKYTEEQVIDMILSDYKGKAIFLLAPLVRQRKGHYRELFESMRRKGYLYVRLDGNILEIVPNMKTDRYKNHNIEAVVDKLVVKEEDEERIRKSVATAMKQGDGMVMVLEKGAKEAKTYSKRLMDPVTGIAYQDPAPNMFSFNSPEGACPHCKGLGKVNQIDIKKVIPDDKLSIHEGGIAPLGKYKNQMIFWQIESLLSKYDLNLKTPICEIPGDAMQEILYGSLENVKIEKEKVHTSTDYFCAYDGIIDYLQKVMEDDESAAGKKWADQFISTIECPECHGLRLKKESLSFKIWDKNISEVASLDIDELRDWLEEVEQHLPSMKAKVAHEIIKELRSRVTFLLDVGLNYLSLNRQSASLSGGESQRIRLATQIGSQLVNVLYILDEPSIGLHQRDNERLLNSLKELRDLGNTVIVVEHDEDMMRAADWIVDIGPKAGRKGGEVVFQGTPQEMLKTNTITAQYLNGKMAIEVPALRREGNGKHITIHGATGNNLKGVDVDFPLGKLIVVTGVSGSGKSTLINETLQPILSQHFYRSLKKPMPYESIEGIENIDKVVNVDQSPIGRTPRSNPATYTGVFSDIRSLFVGLPEAKIRGYKPGRFSFNVKGGRCEECKGNGYKTIEMNFLPDVYVPCEVCHGKRYNRETLEVRYKGKSIADVLDMTINQAVDFFENVPQILQKIKALQNVGLGYIRLGQSSTTLSGGESQRVKLATELSKRDTGKTLYILDEPTTGLHFEDIRILMDVLQKLVERGNTVIIIEHNLDVIKLADWLIDMGPEGGRGGGQLLFAGTPEEMVKQQKGYTYKFLAPLLKKSGKPE